In Bicyclus anynana chromosome 22, ilBicAnyn1.1, whole genome shotgun sequence, the following proteins share a genomic window:
- the LOC112049670 gene encoding protein tipE, with product MRGGSSERLVVRSSRRRGDTRARLTRYITVLLAALLGGGGSALLFLVPLYADPALSALAADFDPIPAECVTERRDDRLGLDNCTWASCREGCTSDAYKCIQLHVKYKAQAEDWRPAVLYVNIKGCGYPPIVNCENFTLSYGYVGARYPCYWSRADTTVVVPRWSRSEQVATVTRTLAIPLFLSGCAGIGLCALHCECRPRRRRRPPRRPPRVPTLTLDDTAVYRLA from the exons ATGAGGGGTGGAAGTTCTGAGCGTTTGGTGGTGCGATCTTCGCGACGACGGGGTGACACCCGCGCCAGGCTCACCAGATATATCACTGTGTTGCTTGCAGCGCTTCTGGGAGGTGGAGGTTCCGCGCTACTCTTCCTGGTGCCACTGTATGCTGATCCAGCGCTTAGCGCTTTAGCCGCTGACTTCGATCCTATTCCAGCGGAGTGCGTGACTGAAAGACGCGACGACAGACTCGGTTTGGACAACTGCACTTGGGCATCTTGTAGAGAAGGCTGCACCAGCGATGCGTACAAATGTATCCAACTCCACGTGAAGTATAAAGCTCAGGCGGAAGATTGGCGTCCCGCTGTGTTATATGTGAACATAAAGGGATGTGGGTATCCTCCTATTGTGAACTGCGAAAACTTCACCCTCAGTTATGGATACGTAGGAGCCAG GTATCCTTGTTACTGGTCTCGCGCAGATACAACAGTGGTGGTGCCGAGGTGGTCTCGTAGCGAACAAGTGGCAACAGTGACAAGGACCTTGGCCATCCCGTTGTTCCTGTCAGGATGTGCGGGTATAGGACTGTGCGCTTTGCACTGCGAGTGTAGACCTAGACGACGCCGACGTCCACCGCGCAGGCCACCGCGTGTACCAACCCTAACACTGGATGACACGGCAGTATACCGGCTAGCATAA